In Mustelus asterias chromosome 20, sMusAst1.hap1.1, whole genome shotgun sequence, a single genomic region encodes these proteins:
- the LOC144508488 gene encoding uncharacterized protein LOC144508488, whose translation MLYTRYIDDIFFPWTHGEQSLKQLYDDINKFHPTIRLTIDYSPESVAFLDTRISIKDGHLSTSLYRKPTDNFMMLHFSSFHPKHVKEAIPYGQALRIHRICSDKEDRNRHLQTLKDALIRTGYGARLIDQQFRRATAKNRTDLLRRQTRDMVDRVPFIVQYFPGAEKLRHLLRSLQHVTDEDEYLAKDIPTPPLLAFKQPHNLKQTIVHSKLPSLQENSDHDTTQPCHSNLCKTCRIIDTDAIIACENTIYQVHGTYSCNSANIVYLIRCRKGCHEAWYIGETMQTLRQRMNEHRSTITRQDCSLPVGEHFSSHGHSALDLQVSVLQSGLHDTRQRSR comes from the coding sequence atgctatacactagatacatcgatgatattttcttcccttggactcatggtgaacaatcactgaaacaactctatgatgacatcaacaagttccatcccaccatcagactcaccatagactactctccagaatcggttgcattcttggacacacgcatttccattaaggacggtcacctcagcacctcactgtaccgcaagcccacggataacttcatgatgctccacttctccagcttccaccctaaacacgttaaagaagccatcccctacggacaagccctccgaatacacaggatctgctcggataaggaggatcgcaacagacacctccagacgctgaaagatgccctcataagaacaggatatggcgctcgactcatcgatcaacagttccgacgcgccacagcgaaaaaccgcaccgacctcctcagaagacaaacacgggacatggtggacagagtacccttcatcgtccagtacttccccggagcggagaagctacggcatctcctccggagccttcaacatgtcactgatgaagacgaatatctcgccaaggacatccccacacccccacttcttgccttcaaacaaccacacaacctcaaacagaccattgtccacagcaaactacccagccttcaggagaacagtgaccacgacaccacacaaccctgccacagcaacctctgcaagacgtgccggatcattgatacggatgccatcatcgcatgtgagaacaccatctaccaggtacacggtacctactcttgcaactcggccaacattgtctacctgatacgctgcaggaaaggatgtcacgaggcatggtacattggggaaaccatgcagacgctacgacaacggatgaatgaacaccgctcgacaatcaccaggcaagactgttctcttcctgtgggggagcacttcagcagtcacgggcattcagccttggatcttcaggtaagcgttctccaaagcggccttcacgacacacgacagcgcagtcgctga